One genomic window of Carassius auratus strain Wakin chromosome 14, ASM336829v1, whole genome shotgun sequence includes the following:
- the LOC113114022 gene encoding saxitoxin and tetrodotoxin-binding protein 1-like yields MSSSVVLIALLGLFSLSQASLPDCKDLITPLTLEDDYKSIMGKWIFLEGIADHQLFTDILKTVNSSWVEFGPSTLANTLTLSQGNMLKGKCEFSNVNGTVKDNTFHVNENGTITEGKFLPSCPDCTTMSFISQFKNETIKSLYFFKRESNPTQSDMDTYWKQAECLGFKRETQYSYDGVTEHCDRSSHQKPSLDKSDH; encoded by the exons ATGTCGTCTTCGGTGGTCTTGATTGCTCTTTTGGGCCTGTTTAGTTTGAGTCAGGCATCTCTGCCAGACTGTAAGGATCTTATAACACCACTAACCCTGGAGGATGACTATAAAAGT ATCATGGGTAAATGGATCTTCCTTGAAGGCATAGCTGATCACCAGTTATTTACAGATATCTTGAAAACAGTGAACAGCTCATGGGTAGAGTTTGGCCCCAGCACTCTTGCAAATACTTTAACCCTCAGTCAAGGAAACATGCT aaAAGGAAAGTGTGAATTTAGCAACGTCAACGGAACTGTTAAAGATAATACTTTTCATGTTAATG AGAATGGCACAATAACAGAGGGCAAGTTCTTGCCATCCTGTCCTGACTGTACCACCATGAGCTTCATCAGCCAATTCAAAAATGAGACCATAAAGTCTCTGTACTTTTTCA agagagagagcaacccAACCCAGTCTGACATGGACACCTACTGGAAGCAAGCTGAGTGTCTTGGATTCAAAAGAGAAACCCAGTACTCCTATGATGGAGTGACAG AACATTGTGACCGTTCATCTCACCAGAAGCCAAGTTTGGACAAATCAGATcattaa
- the LOC113114021 gene encoding saxitoxin and tetrodotoxin-binding protein 1-like — translation MSSSVVLIALLGLFSLSQASLPDCKDLITPLTLEDDYKSIMGKWIFLEGIADHQLFTDILKTVNSSWVEFGPSTLANTLTLSQGNMLKGKCEFSNVNGTVKDNTFHVNENGTITEGKFLPSCPDCTTMSFISQFKNETIKSLYIFKRESNPTESDMDTYWKQAECLGFKRETQYSYDGVTEYCDRSSHQKPSLDKSDH, via the exons ATGTCGTCTTCGGTGGTCTTGATTGCTCTTTTGGGCCTGTTTAGTTTGAGTCAGGCATCTCTGCCAGACTGTAAGGATCTTATAACACCACTAACCCTGGAGGATGACTATAAAAGT ATCATGGGTAAATGGATCTTCCTTGAAGGCATAGCTGATCACCAGTTATTTACAGATATCTTGAAAACAGTGAACAGCTCATGGGTAGAGTTTGGCCCCAGCACTCTTGCAAATACTTTAACCCTCAGTCAAGGAAACATGCT aaAAGGAAAGTGTGAATTTAGCAACGTCAACGGAACTGTTAAAGATAATACTTTTCATGTTAATG AGAATGGCACAATAACAGAGGGCAAGTTCTTGCCATCCTGTCCTGACTGTACCACCATGAGCTTCATCAGCCAATTCAAAAATGAGACCATAAAGTCTCTGTACATTTTCA agagagagagcaacccAACAGAGTCTGACATGGACACCTACTGGAAGCAAGCTGAGTGTCTTGGATTCAAAAGAGAAACCCAGTACTCCTATGATGGAGTGACAG AATATTGTGACCGTTCATCTCACCAGAAGCCAAGTTTGGACAAATCAGATcattaa
- the mmp17b gene encoding matrix metalloproteinase-17b: MMEMFWTAVVFCMCGRTVEVYGTGDKDALPTTLASTVTSTVLPTVLPTEDESIKLVDWLTKYGYLPPPDPSTGQLQAWTAVTQAVKKMQRFAGLDDTGVLDEETVQLMQTPRCSLPDDDDQTIQTSTLHSDMQNQRMKRAASTWTRRNINWRLRSYPASSKLSREMIRSLVYYALRVWADPTLLEFHEVRGPEGADLQIDFLRGPHGDGYPFDGAGGSVGHAFFPSDPDRAGGVHLDAEEEWAFRQPATEGTDLFTVLVHELGHALGLTHSSARQSVMRPYYQGPLGDPLHFSLGHHDLQHITALYGKRGNHDPTEKPLLVTEAQLRHRHGGVHRLTHMYRHAQSHLDSSVDRCNTSFDAVTKIRGEIFFFKGQHMWRVSRGGLVSFRAVPVQRLWSALPSSLPPLRAVLERHTDHAILFISGSQVWLFKDLSLQEGFPQPLSTLASEDTEGMGQGLHWDPKQGVVWGSVREDEKKGEESKVWRELIEEGVNGIIMENENDRERTADFKGSTYVFKGNSYWKFTHPGSAPEEGYPRLLATDWLDCPQPSSYSPGDISLISHYGQQELREQKGQRTIDQIIHKEKNERDKPLRLDCPCLNSAVTQSGPILLLPILFLITGTYPSL, from the exons ATGATGGAGATGTTTTGGACAGCGGTTGTCTTCTGCATGTGTGGACGTACAGTGGAAGTTTATGGAACAGGTGATAAAGATGCATTGCCAACCACTTTGGCGAGCACGGTTACGTCTACTGTTTTACCCACTGTCTTACCCACAGAAGATGAGAGCATCAAACTTGTG GATTGGCTCACAAAGTACGGATACCTCCCACCCCCTGATCCCTCTACAGGCCAGTTACAGGCCTGGACAGCGGTCACTCAAGCAGTGAAGAAAATGCAGAGGTTTGCTGGTTTGGATGACACAGGAGTGTTAG ATGAAGAGACTGTTCAACTGATGCAGACACCCCGCTGCTCACTTCCAGATGATGATGACCAAACCATTCAGACATCGACACTACACAGTGATATGCAAAATCAAAGAATGAAAAGAGCAGCTTCTACCTGGACAAGAAGAAATATCAACTGGAG GCTGCGTTCTTACCCGGCATCCTCTAAACTGTCCCGTGAAATGATTCGCTCCCTTGTGTACTATGCACTCAGAGTGTGGGCCGATCCAACATTACTTGAGTTCCATGAG GTGCGAGGACCGGAGGGGGCGGATCTCCAGATAGATTTCTTGCGCGGTCCCCATGGAGACGGATATCCCTTTGATGGAGCAGGTGGATCTGTTGGCCATGCCTTCTTTCCATCCGATCCAGACAGGGCTGGTGGAGTTCACTTGGATGCAGAGGAGGAATGGGCCTTCAGACAACCAG CAACAGAGGGCACAGATCTGTTCACAGTGCTGGTGCACGAGCTTGGTCATGCCCTCGGACTGACCCATTCATCCGCACGCCAATCTGTAATGCGTCCATACTACCAGGGGCCCCTGGGAGACCCGCTACACTTCAGCCTGGGACACCATGACCTTCAACACATCACAGCCCTTTATG GTAAGAGGGGAAACCATGATCCAACTGAGAAACCTCTTCTTGTGACGGAGGCTCAACTGCGTCACCGACACGGAGGTGTACACAGACTCACACATATGTACAGACACGCTCAAAGCCATTTGGACAG TTCTGTGGATCGCTGTAACACCAGTTTTGATGCAGTTACTAAGATTCGTGGAGAGATCTTCTTCTTTAAAG GACAGCACATGTGGAGGGTGAGCAGAGGTGGTCTGGTGTCGTTCAGGGCTGTTCCTGTACAGAGACTTTGGTCAGCTCTTCCTTCTTCACTTCCTCCACTGCGTGCGGTTCTGGAAAGACACACGGATCATGCCATCCTCTTTATCAGTG GTTCCCAGGTTTGGCTGTTTAAGGATCTGTCACTCCAAGAGGGTTTCCCTCAGCCTCTGTCTACTCTGGCTTCTGAGGACACAGAAGGAATGGGGCAAGGATTGCACTGGGACCCAAAGCAGGGTGTGGTGTGGGGGTCTGTGAGAGAAGATGAAAAGAAAGGAGAGGAAAGCAAAGTCTGGAGAGAGCTCATTGAAGAAGGAGTGAATGGGATTATCATGGAGAATGAGAACGATAGAGAAAGGACCGCAGACTTTAAGG GTTCAACCTACGTTTTCAAAGGCAATTCCTACTGGAAATTTACTCACCCAGGCTCCGCCCCTGAAGAGGGATACCCTCGGCTTCTGGCCACTGATTGGTTGGACTGCCCTCAGCCGTCCTCTTACAGCCCCGGTGACATCTCTCTGATCTCTCACTACGGTCAACAGGAGCTTCGTGAGCAGAAAGGGCAAAGAACAATCGACCAGAtcattcacaaagaaaaaaacgAAAGAGATAAACCTCTTCGCTTGGACTGTCCATGTCTAAACAGTGCAGTGACTCAAAGTGGACCTATTTTACTACTGCCCATTTTATTTCTGATTACTGGAACTTATCCATCACTTTAA